The Ooceraea biroi isolate clonal line C1 chromosome 1, Obir_v5.4, whole genome shotgun sequence genome has a window encoding:
- the LOC113563227 gene encoding uncharacterized protein LOC113563227, which produces MDNNPSSAVAFDNLDPATCIGTCPAEDPKDVVLLPNDDCKKFCMCSNGIAWVQSCPEPLYFDTVEKICKQKRDAVCGIRIFSRRLFVTHNTLIANGDSKHLNTVDDDTEEMDNNPSSAVAFDNLDPATCIGTCPAEDPKDVVLLPNDDCKKFCMCSNGIAWVQSCPEPLYFDTVEKICKQKRDAVCGIRIFSRRLFVTHNTLIANGDSKHLNTVDDDTEEMDNNPSSTVAFDNLDPATCIGTCPAEDPKDVVLLPNDDCKKFCMCSNGIAWVQSCPEPLYFDTVEKICKQKRDAVCGVRIFSRRLFVTHNTLIANGDSKHLNTVDDDTEEMDNNPSSAVAFDNLDPATCIGTCPAEDPKDVVLLPNDDCKKFCMCSNGIAWVQSCPEPLYFDTVEKICKQKRDAVCGVRIFNRRLFVTHNTLIANSDSKHLNTVDDDTEEMDNNPSSAVAFDNLDPATCIGTCPAEDPKDVVLLPNDDCKKFCMCSNGIAWVQSCPEPLYFDTVEKICKQKRDAVCGIRIFSQRLFVTHNTLIANGDSKHLNTVDDDTEEMDNNPSSAVAFDNLDPATCIGTCPAEDPKDVVLLPNDDCKKFCMCSNGIAWVQSCPEPLYFDTVEKICKQKRDAVCGVRIFSRRLFVTHNTLIANGDSNHLNTVDDDTEEMDNNPSSAVAFDNLDPATCIGTCPAEDPKDVVLLPNDDCKKFCMCSNGIAWVQSCPEPLYFDTVEKICKQKRDAVCGVRIFSRRLFVTHNTLIANGDSKHLNTVDDDTEEMDNNPSSAVAFDNLDPATCIGTCPAEDPKDVVLLPNDDCKKFCMCSNGIAWVQSCPEPLYFDTVEKICKQKRDAVCGVRIFSRRLFVTHNTLIANGDSKHLNTVDDDTEEMDNNPSSAVAFDNLDPATCIGTCPAEDPKDVVLLPNDDCKKFCMCSNGIAWVQSCPEPLYFDTVEKICKQKRDAVCGIRIFSRRLFVTHNTLIANGDSKHLNTVDDDTEEMDNNPSSTVAFDNLDPATCIGTCPAEDPKDVVLLPNDDCKKFCMCSNGIAWVQSCPEPLYFDTVEKICKQKRDAVCGVRIFSRRLFVTHNTLIANGDSNHLNTVDDDTEEMDNNPSSAVAFDNLDPATCIGTCPAEDPKDVVLLPNDDCKKFCMCSNGIAWVQSCPEPLYFDTVEKICKQKRDAVCGIRIFSRRLFVTHNTLIANGDSKHLNTVDDDTEEMDNNPSSAVTFDNLDPATCIGTCPAEDPKDVVLLPNDDCKKFCMCSNGIAWVQSCPEPLYFDTVEKICKQKRDAEMDNNPSSAVAFDNLDPATCIGTCPAEDPKDVVLLPNDDCKKFSEERRCLWSTHISRRLFVTHNTLIANGDSNHLNTVDDDTEEMDNNPSSAVAFDNLDPATCIGTCPAEDPKDVVLLPNDDCKKFCMCSNGIAWIQSCPEPLYFDTVEKICKQKKDAVCGGRTVRRITENDGMEEMQSNPSSAVAFHNLDPSTCIGTCPAEDPKDVVLLPNDDCTKFCMCSNGVTWVQSCPKPLYFDSVEKVCKWKKDAVCAVRPFIQNVFIPDKPVPISIQ; this is translated from the exons ATGGACAACAATCCTTCGTCTGCAGTAGCCTTCGATAACCTCGACCCGGCCACGTGCATCGGAACTTGTCCGGCGGAGGATCCCAAGGATGTAGTGTTACTTCCAAACGATGATTGCAAGAAATTCTGTATGTGCAGCAACGGCATAGCCTGGGTACAGTCTTGTCCTGAACCACTCTACTTTGACactgtggaaaaaatatgcaagcagaagagagacgcTGTTTGTGGAATACGCATATTTAGCCGACGCCTCTTTGTCACGCATAATACACTAATTGCGAATGGTGATTCAAAACATCTAAATACTGTAGACGATGACACGGAGGAAATGGACAACAATCCTTCGTCTGCAGTAGCCTTCGATAACCTCGACCCGGCCACGTGCATCGGAACTTGTCCGGCGGAGGATCCCAAGGATGTAGTGTTACTTCCAAACGATGATTGCAAGAAATTCTGTATGTGCAGCAACGGCATAGCCTGGGTACAGTCTTGTCCTGAACCACTCTACTTTGACactgtggaaaaaatatgcaagcagaagagagacgcTGTTTGTGGAATACGCATATTTAGCCGACGCCTCTTTGTCACGCATAATACACTAATTGCGAATGGTGATTCAAAACATCTAAATACTGTAGACGATGACACGGAGGAAATGGACAACAATCCTTCGTCTACAGTAGCCTTCGATAATCTCGACCCGGCCACTTGCATCGGAACTTGTCCGGCGGAGGATCCCAAGGATGTAGTGTTACTTCCAAACGATGATTGCAAGAAATTCTGTATGTGCAGCAACGGCATAGCCTGGGTACAGTCTTGTCCTGAACCACTCTACTTTGATactgtggaaaaaatatgcaagcagaagagagacgcTGTTTGTGGAGTACGCATATTTAGCCGACGCCTCTTTGTCACGCATAATACACTAATTGCGAATGGTGATTCAAAACATCTAAATACTGTAGACGATGACACGGAGGAAATGGACAACAATCCTTCGTCTGCAGTAGCCTTCGATAACCTCGACCCGGCCACGTGCATCGGAACTTGTCCGGCGGAGGATCCCAAGGATGTAGTGTTACTTCCAAACGATGATTGCAAGAAATTCTGTATGTGCAGCAACGGCATAGCCTGGGTACAGTCTTGTCCTGAACCGCTCTACTTTGACactgtggaaaaaatatgcaagcagaagagagacgcTGTTTGTGGAGTACGCATATTTAACCGACGCCTCTTTGTCACGCATAATACACTAATTGCGAATAGTGATTCAAAACATCTAAATACTGTAGACGATGACACGGAGGAAATGGACAACAATCCTTCGTCTGCAGTAGCCTTCGATAACCTCGACCCGGCCACGTGCATCGGAACTTGTCCGGCGGAGGATCCCAAGGATGTAGTGTTACTTCCAAACGATGATTGCAAGAAATTCTGTATGTGCAGCAACGGCATAGCCTGGGTACAGTCTTGTCCTGAACCACTCTACTTTGACactgtggaaaaaatatgcaagcagaagagagacgcTGTTTGTGGAATACGCATATTTAGCCAACGCCTCTTTGTCACGCATAATACACTAATTGCGAATGGTGATTCAAAACATCTAAATACTGTAGACGATGACACGGAGGAAATGGACAACAATCCTTCGTCTGCAGTAGCCTTCGATAACCTCGACCCGGCCACGTGCATCGGAACTTGTCCGGCGGAGGATCCCAAGGATGTAGTGTTACTTCCAAACGATGATTGCAAGAAATTCTGTATGTGCAGCAACGGCATAGCCTGGGTACAGTCTTGTCCTGAACCGCTCTACTTTGACactgtggaaaaaatatgcaagcagaagagagacgcTGTTTGTGGAGTACGCATATTTAGCCGACGCCTCTTTGTCACGCATAATACACTAATTGCGAATGGTGATTCAAACCATCTAAATACTGTAGACGATGACACGGAGGAAATGGATAACAATCCTTCGTCTGCAGTAGCCTTCGATAACCTCGACCCGGCCACGTGCATTGGAACTTGTCCGGCGGAGGATCCCAAGGATGTAGTGTTACTTCCAAACGATGATTGCAAGAAATTCTGTATGTGCAGCAACGGCATAGCCTGGGTACAGTCTTGTCCTGAACCACTCTACTTTGATactgtggaaaaaatatgcaagcagaagagagacgcTGTTTGTGGAGTACGCATATTTAGCCGACGCCTCTTTGTCACGCATAATACACTAATTGCGAATGGTGATTCAAAACATCTAAATACTGTAGACGATGACACGGAGGAAATGGACAACAATCCTTCGTCTGCAGTAGCCTTCGATAACCTCGACCCGGCCACGTGCATCGGAACTTGTCCGGCGGAGGATCCCAAGGATGTAGTGTTACTTCCAAACGATGATTGCAAGAAATTCTGTATGTGCAGCAACGGCATAGCCTGGGTACAGTCTTGTCCTGAACCGCTCTACTTTGACactgtggaaaaaatatgcaagcagaagagagacgcTGTTTGTGGAGTACGCATATTTAGCCGACGCCTCTTTGTCACGCATAATACACTAATTGCGAATGGTGATTCAAAACATCTAAATACTGTAGACGATGACACGGAGGAAATGGACAACAATCCTTCGTCTGCAGTAGCCTTCGATAACCTCGACCCGGCCACGTGCATCGGAACTTGTCCGGCGGAGGATCCCAAGGATGTAGTGTTACTTCCAAACGATGATTGCAAGAAATTCTGTATGTGCAGCAACGGCATAGCCTGGGTACAGTCTTGTCCTGAACCACTCTACTTTGACactgtggaaaaaatatgcaagcagaagagagacgcTGTTTGTGGAATACGCATATTTAGCCGACGCCTCTTTGTCACGCATAATACACTAATTGCGAATGGTGATTCAAAACATCTGAATACTGTAGACGATGACACGGAGGAAATGGACAACAATCCTTCGTCTACAGTAGCCTTCGATAATCTCGACCCGGCCACTTGCATCGGAACTTGTCCGGCGGAGGATCCCAAGGATGTAGTGTTACTTCCAAACGATGATTGCAAGAAATTCTGTATGTGCAGCAACGGCATAGCCTGGGTACAGTCTTGTCCTGAACCACTCTACTTTGATactgtggaaaaaatatgcaagcagaagagagacgcTGTTTGTGGAGTACGCATATTTAGCCGACGCCTCTTTGTCACGCATAATACACTAATTGCGAATGGTGATTCAAACCATCTAAATACTGTAGACGATGACACGGAGGAAATGGACAACAATCCTTCGTCTGCAGTAGCCTTCGATAATCTCGACCCGGCCACTTGCATCGGAACTTGTCCGGCGGAGGATCCCAAGGATGTAGTGTTACTTCCAAACGATGATTGCAAGAAATTCTGTATGTGCAGCAACGGCATAGCCTGGGTACAGTCTTGTCCTGAACCGCTCTACTTTGACactgtggaaaaaatatgcaagcagaagagagacgcTGTTTGTGGAATACGCATATTTAGCCGACGCCTCTTTGTCACGCATAATACACTAATTGCGAATGGTGATTCAAAACATCTAAATACTGTAGACGATGACACGGAGGAAATGGACAACAATCCTTCATCTGCAGTAACCTTCGATAACCTCGACCCGGCCACGTGCATCGGAACTTGTCCGGCGGAGGATCCCAAGGATGTAGTGTTACTTCCAAACGATGATTGCAAGAAATTCTGTATGTGCAGCAACGGCATAGCCTGGGTACAGTCTTGTCCTGAACCGCTCTACTTTGACactgtggaaaaaatatgcaagcagaagagagacgcT GAAATGGACAACAATCCTTCGTCTGCAGTAGCCTTCGATAACCTCGACCCGGCCACGTGCATCGGAACTTGTCCGGCGGAGGATCCCAAGGATGTAGTGTTACTTCCAAACGATGATTGCAAGAAATTCT cagaagagagacgcTGTTTGTGGAGTACGCATATTAGCCGACGCCTCTTTGTCACGCATAATACACTAATTGCGAATGGTGATTCAAACCATCTAAATACTGTAGACGATGACACGGAGGAAATGGATAACAATCCTTCGTCTGCAGTAGCCTTCGATAACCTCGACCCGGCCACGTGCATTGGAACTTGTCCGGCGGAGGATCCCAAGGATGTAGTGTTACTTCCAAATGATGATTGCAAGAAATTCTGTATGTGCAGCAACGGCATAGCCTGGATACAGTCTTGTCCTGAACCACTCTACTTTGACactgtggaaaaaatatgcaagcagAAGAAGGACGCTGTGTGTGGAGGACGCACGGTTAGGCGAATTACAGAAAACGATGGCATGGAGGAAATGCAAAGCAATCCTTCGTCTGCAGTAGCTTTCCATAATCTCGACCCGTCCACGTGCATCGGAACTTGTCCGGCG